In the Theobroma cacao cultivar B97-61/B2 chromosome 1, Criollo_cocoa_genome_V2, whole genome shotgun sequence genome, one interval contains:
- the LOC18612987 gene encoding transcription factor GTE4 isoform X1 translates to MASATVVGEGKDGAREKQRYTESKVYTRKAFKGPKKNNLVNTTAKNSNNADDDDNNKNSNNNNNSSSNNNNNVNSTALNNTAVTANAVTSNDDGNANDKNNDDNNNNDNSAVAPPQPLPLEDMNSAHQQPVPYVDTAVSDDSSNLNKHQVVASNGAVKSSSENRVKINLASRSKQEMRDLRRKLESELDLVRNLVKRIEAKEGQISGFSNSRLLLNDSVDYGLKRVQSEVASVGIPQEPVRQSRPLNQLSISVLENSQGNENLEKEKRTPKANQFYRNSEFLLAKDKFPPAESNKKSKLNGKKAGGGEFTHGFGMGNKFFKSCSSLLERLMKHKHGWVFNAPVDVKGLGLHDYYSIIKHPMDLGTVKSRLNKNWYKSPREFAEDVRLTFRNAMTYNPKGQDVHVMAEQLSKIFEDKWAVIETDYIREMRLAIEYEVSLPTPTPRKAHPMLPPPLDMRRILDRSESMIRPVDMRPKLIATTPSSRTPAPKKPKAKDPYKRDMTYEEKQKLSTNLQSLPSEKLDNIVQIIKKRNSALFQHDDEIEVDIDSVDTETLWELDRFVTNYKKSLSKNKRKAELAIQARAEAEQIVPEKLQTTPAPVLVEVPKEATTNDQNLSTSSPVEVDKRGDNASRSSSSSSSSSDSGSSSSDSDSESSSASGSDAGHSPRS, encoded by the exons ATGGCTTCGGCGACAGTTGTTGGAGAAGGAAAAGATGGTGCAAGAGAGAAGCAGAGGTACACAGAGAGCAAGGTTTATACTAGGAAAGCGTTTAAGGGTCCCAAGAAAAACAATCTTGTCAATACCACAGCTAAGAACAGCAACAACGCCGACGACGACGACAACAACAAGaacagcaacaacaacaataacagcagcagcaacaacaacaacaacgtCAACAGCACTGCTCTGAACAACACTGCTGTCACCGCAAACGCTGTCACATCGAATGACGACGGCAATGCTAATGACAAGAATAATGACGACAACAACAACAACGACAACTCTGCTGTAGCACCACCTCAGCCTCTGCCTTTGGAGGATATGAATTCCGCCCACCAACAGCCTGTTCCGTATGTAGATACTGCAGTTTCTGATGACTCTTCGAATCTTAACAAACACCAGGTTGTGGCAAGCAACGGAGCAGTGAAGTCCAGTTCAGAGAACCGGGTTAAGATCAATTTGGCTTCAAGGTCAAAGCAGGAGATGCGGGATTTGAGGAGGAAGCTGGAGAGTGAGCTTGATCTGGTGAGGAATTTGGTGAAGAGAATTGAAGCTAAAGAAGGGCAAATAAGTGGTTTTAGTAATTCCCGTCTTCTGTTGAATGACAGTGTTGATTATGGACTGAAGAGGGTTCAGTCAGAGGTGGCTTCAGTGGGTATTCCTCAGGAGCCTGTTAGGCAATCAAGGCCCTTGAACCAGTTGAGTATTTCTGTCTTGGAAAATAGCCAGGGTAATGAAAATTTGGAGAAGGAGAAGAGAACACCAAAGGCGAATCAGTTCTATCGAAATTCTGAGTTTTTGCTTGCAAAAGATAAGTTTCCACCCGCTGAGAGTAACAAAAAGTCAAAATTGAACGGGAAGAAGGCAGGAGGAGGTGAATTCACTCATGGGTTTGGCATGGGTAACAAGTTCTTTAAGAGCTGTAGTTCTTTGCTTGAAAGGCTAATGAAACATAAGCATGGTTGGGTCTTTAATGCTCCTGTTGATGTCAAAGGTTTGGGTTTGCATGATTACTATAGCATCATTAAGCATCCCATGGATTTGGGTACTGTGAAATCGAGGCTTAACAAGAACTGGTACAAGTCACCTAGAGAGTTTGCAGAGGATGTGAGACTGACATTTCGCAATGCTATGACATATAATCCTAAGGGACAAGATGTTCATGTAATGGCGGAGCAGTTATCAAAGATATTCGAGGACAAATGGGCTGTTATAGAGACAGATTATATTCGAGAGATGAGACTTGCAATAGAATACGAAGTGAGTCTTCCTACGCCAACACCAAGAAAGGCACATCCAATGCTACCACCTCCACTTGATATGAGAAGGATCTTGGATAGATCAGAGTCGATGATACGCCCTGTTGATATGAGACCAAAACTCATTGCTACTACTCCTTCAAGTAGGACCCCTGCTCCAAAAAAGCCCAAGGCAAAGGATCCATATAAGAGAGACATGACTTATGAGGAGAAGCAGAAGCTTAGCACTAACCTTCAGAGTTTGCCTTCAGAGAAGCTGGACAACATTGTACAGATTATTAAGAAAAGGAATTCAGCtctttttcaacatgacgaTGAAATTGAAGTAGACATTGACAGTGTGGATACTGAGACTCTCTGGGAGCTTGATAGATTTGTGACCAACTACAAGAAAAGTTTGAgcaaaaacaagagaaaagctGAACTTGCCATTCAAGCCAGAGCAGAAGCTGAGCAGATCGTACCTGAGAAG TTGCAGACCACCCCTGCTCCTGTTTTGGTGGAAGTGCCCAAAGAAGCCACAACTA ATGATCAGAATTTGTCCACTTCATCACCTGTTGAAGTTGACAAACGGGGAGATAATGCTAGTAGGTCGAGTAGTTCAAGTAGCTCTAGCAGTGATTCTGGGTCTTCTTCAAGTG ACTCTGATAGTGAAAGTTCCTCAGCGTCTGGGTCTGATGCTGGTCACTCGCCAAGGTCTTGA
- the LOC18612987 gene encoding transcription factor GTE4 isoform X2, which yields MASATVVGEGKDGAREKQRYTESKVYTRKAFKGPKKNNLVNTTAKNSNNADDDDNNKNSNNNNNSSSNNNNNVNSTALNNTAVTANAVTSNDDGNANDKNNDDNNNNDNSAVAPPQPLPLEDMNSAHQQPVPYVDTAVSDDSSNLNKHQVVASNGAVKSSSENRVKINLASRSKQEMRDLRRKLESELDLVRNLVKRIEAKEGQISGFSNSRLLLNDSVDYGLKRVQSEVASVGIPQEPVRQSRPLNQLSISVLENSQGNENLEKEKRTPKANQFYRNSEFLLAKDKFPPAESNKKSKLNGKKAGGGEFTHGFGMGNKFFKSCSSLLERLMKHKHGWVFNAPVDVKGLGLHDYYSIIKHPMDLGTVKSRLNKNWYKSPREFAEDVRLTFRNAMTYNPKGQDVHVMAEQLSKIFEDKWAVIETDYIREMRLAIEYEVSLPTPTPRKAHPMLPPPLDMRRILDRSESMIRPVDMRPKLIATTPSSRTPAPKKPKAKDPYKRDMTYEEKQKLSTNLQSLPSEKLDNIVQIIKKRNSALFQHDDEIEVDIDSVDTETLWELDRFVTNYKKSLSKNKRKAELAIQARAEAEQIVPEKTTPAPVLVEVPKEATTNDQNLSTSSPVEVDKRGDNASRSSSSSSSSSDSGSSSSDSDSESSSASGSDAGHSPRS from the exons ATGGCTTCGGCGACAGTTGTTGGAGAAGGAAAAGATGGTGCAAGAGAGAAGCAGAGGTACACAGAGAGCAAGGTTTATACTAGGAAAGCGTTTAAGGGTCCCAAGAAAAACAATCTTGTCAATACCACAGCTAAGAACAGCAACAACGCCGACGACGACGACAACAACAAGaacagcaacaacaacaataacagcagcagcaacaacaacaacaacgtCAACAGCACTGCTCTGAACAACACTGCTGTCACCGCAAACGCTGTCACATCGAATGACGACGGCAATGCTAATGACAAGAATAATGACGACAACAACAACAACGACAACTCTGCTGTAGCACCACCTCAGCCTCTGCCTTTGGAGGATATGAATTCCGCCCACCAACAGCCTGTTCCGTATGTAGATACTGCAGTTTCTGATGACTCTTCGAATCTTAACAAACACCAGGTTGTGGCAAGCAACGGAGCAGTGAAGTCCAGTTCAGAGAACCGGGTTAAGATCAATTTGGCTTCAAGGTCAAAGCAGGAGATGCGGGATTTGAGGAGGAAGCTGGAGAGTGAGCTTGATCTGGTGAGGAATTTGGTGAAGAGAATTGAAGCTAAAGAAGGGCAAATAAGTGGTTTTAGTAATTCCCGTCTTCTGTTGAATGACAGTGTTGATTATGGACTGAAGAGGGTTCAGTCAGAGGTGGCTTCAGTGGGTATTCCTCAGGAGCCTGTTAGGCAATCAAGGCCCTTGAACCAGTTGAGTATTTCTGTCTTGGAAAATAGCCAGGGTAATGAAAATTTGGAGAAGGAGAAGAGAACACCAAAGGCGAATCAGTTCTATCGAAATTCTGAGTTTTTGCTTGCAAAAGATAAGTTTCCACCCGCTGAGAGTAACAAAAAGTCAAAATTGAACGGGAAGAAGGCAGGAGGAGGTGAATTCACTCATGGGTTTGGCATGGGTAACAAGTTCTTTAAGAGCTGTAGTTCTTTGCTTGAAAGGCTAATGAAACATAAGCATGGTTGGGTCTTTAATGCTCCTGTTGATGTCAAAGGTTTGGGTTTGCATGATTACTATAGCATCATTAAGCATCCCATGGATTTGGGTACTGTGAAATCGAGGCTTAACAAGAACTGGTACAAGTCACCTAGAGAGTTTGCAGAGGATGTGAGACTGACATTTCGCAATGCTATGACATATAATCCTAAGGGACAAGATGTTCATGTAATGGCGGAGCAGTTATCAAAGATATTCGAGGACAAATGGGCTGTTATAGAGACAGATTATATTCGAGAGATGAGACTTGCAATAGAATACGAAGTGAGTCTTCCTACGCCAACACCAAGAAAGGCACATCCAATGCTACCACCTCCACTTGATATGAGAAGGATCTTGGATAGATCAGAGTCGATGATACGCCCTGTTGATATGAGACCAAAACTCATTGCTACTACTCCTTCAAGTAGGACCCCTGCTCCAAAAAAGCCCAAGGCAAAGGATCCATATAAGAGAGACATGACTTATGAGGAGAAGCAGAAGCTTAGCACTAACCTTCAGAGTTTGCCTTCAGAGAAGCTGGACAACATTGTACAGATTATTAAGAAAAGGAATTCAGCtctttttcaacatgacgaTGAAATTGAAGTAGACATTGACAGTGTGGATACTGAGACTCTCTGGGAGCTTGATAGATTTGTGACCAACTACAAGAAAAGTTTGAgcaaaaacaagagaaaagctGAACTTGCCATTCAAGCCAGAGCAGAAGCTGAGCAGATCGTACCTGAGAAG ACCACCCCTGCTCCTGTTTTGGTGGAAGTGCCCAAAGAAGCCACAACTA ATGATCAGAATTTGTCCACTTCATCACCTGTTGAAGTTGACAAACGGGGAGATAATGCTAGTAGGTCGAGTAGTTCAAGTAGCTCTAGCAGTGATTCTGGGTCTTCTTCAAGTG ACTCTGATAGTGAAAGTTCCTCAGCGTCTGGGTCTGATGCTGGTCACTCGCCAAGGTCTTGA